One Chryseobacterium sp. StRB126 genomic region harbors:
- a CDS encoding YgiT-type zinc finger protein has product MCNATGNSGKVRREVYSEIKGEIKIVSELPYCLSCQEVIQDFSRYFEY; this is encoded by the coding sequence ATATGTAATGCTACCGGAAATAGCGGAAAAGTTAGACGAGAAGTATATTCTGAAATAAAAGGGGAAATAAAAATAGTATCAGAGTTACCTTATTGCCTATCTTGCCAAGAAGTAATACAGGATTTTAGCAGATATTTCGAATATTAA
- a CDS encoding IS481 family transposase, translating into MTTQQKIIKNKLGVLELAQHLGNVSKACKVMGYSRDSFYRFKELYEQGGELALQEISRRKPVLKNRVDEVIEKAVVDIAIENPALGQLRVSNELKKKGLIVSPGGVRGIWLRHDLHTFKLRLKALEAKSAQDGIVLTESQLSALERAKEEKKAHGEIETHHPGYLGAQDTYYVGNIKGVGHIYQQTFIDTYSKVVFAKLYDRKNALIAADMLNDQVVPFFEQQELRLLRILTDRGTEYCGIREQHEYQLYLAIEDIDHTKTKAKSPQTNGICERFHRTIQEEFYAIAFRKKIYRSIEELQLDLNSWLSYYNNERTHTGKHCYGKTPMQTFLDSKPIAKEKLLETLAEEQKILTFGSKDNIG; encoded by the coding sequence ATGACAACACAACAAAAAATCATCAAAAACAAGTTAGGTGTACTTGAATTAGCACAACATTTAGGAAATGTATCCAAAGCTTGTAAAGTAATGGGCTATTCCCGAGACAGTTTTTATCGATTCAAAGAACTGTATGAGCAAGGAGGTGAATTAGCATTACAGGAAATCTCCAGAAGAAAGCCAGTATTAAAGAATCGTGTAGATGAAGTTATTGAAAAGGCTGTTGTTGATATAGCCATTGAAAACCCTGCTTTGGGGCAGCTTAGAGTGAGTAATGAACTTAAAAAGAAAGGGTTGATCGTATCCCCAGGCGGGGTCAGAGGTATTTGGTTAAGACACGATCTACATACGTTTAAACTAAGATTAAAAGCCTTGGAAGCCAAATCCGCTCAAGATGGTATAGTCCTTACTGAATCTCAACTTTCAGCACTAGAAAGAGCCAAGGAGGAGAAAAAAGCTCATGGAGAAATTGAAACTCATCATCCTGGATATTTAGGAGCTCAAGACACTTATTATGTAGGCAATATCAAAGGAGTTGGACATATTTATCAGCAAACTTTTATTGACACGTATTCTAAAGTAGTATTTGCAAAGCTATATGACCGTAAAAATGCTCTTATTGCTGCTGACATGCTTAATGATCAGGTAGTTCCGTTCTTTGAGCAACAGGAACTTCGTTTACTCAGAATTTTAACAGACAGAGGAACGGAATACTGTGGAATAAGAGAACAGCATGAATACCAGCTTTATTTAGCCATTGAAGATATTGATCACACGAAGACCAAGGCTAAAAGCCCTCAGACCAACGGCATTTGTGAACGTTTTCACAGGACAATACAGGAAGAGTTTTATGCCATAGCTTTCAGAAAGAAAATTTACAGAAGTATTGAAGAGCTGCAATTAGACTTAAACAGCTGGCTGTCGTATTACAATAATGAAAGAACGCATACAGGAAAACATTGTTACGGTAAAACACCGATGCAGACGTTTTTGGATAGTAAACCTATTGCAAAAGAGAAATTATTGGAAACTCTTGCAGAGGAACAAAAAATCCTTACTTTTGGAAGTAAGGATAATATTGGATAA
- a CDS encoding IS1595 family transposase — MFINTNIKSVLELIQAFPTEQACIDYLEEVIWSGIVVSPFDETSKVYKCKNNQYRCKNTGKYFNIKTGTMFENSKVSLRKWFLAIWLVTSHKKGISSIQLGKDIGVRQATAWFMLQRIRACFGIENCNELEGVVEADETFIGGKNKNRHKDKKVPHSQGRSYKDKVPVMGMLQRDGKLNAFVIPNTRRNSIQPLIHRYVKTGTRLISDEWWAYKGLHRHYDHKVIDHSKKEYVSLQDNTVHNNNIEGSWNILKRSVSGMYNHVSKKHLQKYVDEFVYRYNLREVTDYKKFEHLLNNNNVRTRYKDLTG, encoded by the coding sequence ATGTTCATTAACACCAACATAAAATCAGTATTAGAATTAATACAAGCCTTTCCAACTGAACAGGCTTGCATAGACTATTTGGAAGAAGTTATTTGGAGTGGTATTGTTGTAAGTCCTTTTGATGAAACTTCAAAAGTATATAAGTGTAAGAATAATCAATATAGATGTAAGAATACAGGAAAGTACTTTAACATTAAGACGGGAACAATGTTTGAAAATTCAAAGGTTAGTCTTAGAAAATGGTTCTTAGCTATATGGCTTGTTACATCTCATAAAAAAGGAATTAGTTCTATACAGTTAGGAAAAGATATTGGAGTGAGACAAGCAACAGCATGGTTCATGCTGCAAAGAATTAGAGCCTGTTTTGGTATAGAAAACTGTAATGAACTTGAAGGAGTTGTAGAAGCAGATGAAACTTTTATTGGAGGTAAAAATAAGAACAGACACAAAGACAAGAAAGTTCCACACTCACAAGGCAGAAGCTATAAAGACAAAGTTCCTGTTATGGGAATGTTGCAAAGAGATGGTAAGTTGAATGCATTTGTTATACCTAATACAAGGAGAAACAGTATTCAGCCTTTAATACATAGATATGTAAAAACAGGAACAAGGCTCATTTCAGATGAATGGTGGGCTTATAAAGGATTACATAGACATTATGATCATAAAGTAATAGATCATTCTAAAAAAGAATATGTAAGTTTGCAAGATAATACAGTACATAATAACAATATAGAAGGAAGTTGGAACATACTTAAAAGAAGTGTTTCAGGAATGTATAATCACGTTTCAAAAAAGCACCTTCAAAAATATGTTGATGAATTTGTGTATAGGTATAATTTAAGAGAAGTCACAGACTATAAGAAGTTTGAACATTTATTGAATAACAATAATGTTAGAACGAGATACAAAGATTTAACAGGATAA
- a CDS encoding DUF1508 domain-containing protein — translation MGTLKWVFYQDSAEKWRWRATSVENGKIVGAATQGFSSRQKAVENARHFGYK, via the coding sequence ATGGGAACATTAAAATGGGTATTCTATCAGGATAGTGCTGAAAAATGGAGATGGCGTGCTACTTCAGTTGAAAACGGAAAAATTGTAGGGGCCGCAACTCAAGGATTTTCTTCAAGGCAAAAAGCTGTTGAAAATGCAAGACACTTTGGTTATAAATAA
- a CDS encoding immunity protein Tsi6 family protein: protein MNYKEVNTKKEYNNLLNELSIESKILAVKYPEISIYKSIYNQIGDIQSMIHNNIKLSENDIYKKYSIGAIAVKNFDCEKDIFGRKLQDLFGALFEYWNMPES from the coding sequence ATGAATTATAAAGAAGTAAATACGAAAAAAGAATACAATAATTTACTAAATGAATTAAGTATCGAGTCAAAAATTTTAGCAGTTAAATATCCTGAAATTTCAATCTATAAATCAATCTATAACCAAATTGGTGATATCCAAAGTATGATACACAATAATATTAAGTTATCTGAAAATGATATATATAAGAAGTATTCCATAGGTGCTATAGCTGTAAAAAACTTTGATTGTGAGAAGGATATTTTTGGAAGAAAATTACAAGATTTATTTGGTGCTCTGTTTGAATATTGGAATATGCCCGAATCTTAA